In one Brevibacillus choshinensis genomic region, the following are encoded:
- a CDS encoding amino acid ABC transporter substrate-binding protein, whose product MKKLIFSALISSMLLGIVGCGTSGSGSSSQPNNTTPPADQAASQGLLEKVKADKKLVIGTEGTYSPFTFHDQSGKLTGYDVDVATEVAKRLGVEPVFQETQWDAMFAGLDSKRFDVIANQVGIRPDRQEKYDFSKPYSVSHAVLVTNKSNSTVKDFKDIKGLKAGQSMTSNYADLARSNGAEIVAVDNFNQAIDLIATNRVDVVLNDNLTVLDFLKHKPDAPIKIVAKNEEGQPTAFMYRKGSTDLAEAMSKVLDEMQQDGTLKTISEKWFGEDISK is encoded by the coding sequence ATGAAAAAGCTTATTTTCTCCGCCTTAATCTCAAGTATGCTACTGGGTATTGTCGGCTGCGGTACATCCGGATCCGGTTCATCATCCCAACCAAATAACACAACACCGCCTGCTGACCAAGCTGCTTCGCAAGGATTGCTCGAGAAAGTAAAAGCAGATAAAAAGCTAGTGATCGGGACAGAGGGTACATACTCTCCTTTCACGTTCCACGATCAATCCGGAAAATTGACGGGTTATGACGTCGACGTAGCGACTGAAGTGGCAAAGCGCCTTGGTGTAGAACCAGTCTTCCAGGAAACCCAGTGGGATGCGATGTTTGCAGGTCTCGATTCCAAACGCTTTGACGTGATCGCAAACCAAGTAGGTATCCGTCCTGACCGCCAAGAAAAATATGACTTCTCCAAGCCTTATTCCGTTTCACACGCGGTTCTGGTCACTAATAAAAGCAACTCGACTGTGAAAGATTTCAAAGATATTAAAGGTCTGAAGGCCGGCCAATCGATGACAAGCAACTACGCGGACCTCGCTCGCTCGAATGGAGCAGAAATCGTGGCTGTGGATAACTTTAACCAAGCGATCGACCTGATTGCTACCAACCGCGTCGACGTCGTGCTCAATGACAACTTGACTGTGCTCGATTTCTTGAAACATAAACCAGATGCACCTATCAAAATCGTCGCAAAAAATGAAGAAGGTCAACCGACTGCATTCATGTACCGCAAAGGCAGCACCGATCTGGCTGAAGCGATGAGCAAGGTACTGGATGAGATGCAACAAGACGGCACACTGAAGACCATTTCCGAAAAATGGTTCGGTGAAGATATTTCCAAATAA
- a CDS encoding amino acid ABC transporter substrate-binding protein, whose translation MKKRLFTAIVSTLVFALAGCGTATTSQSHDNHQASTPAPAEAPKEKNLLDKVKADGKLLIGTEGTYAPFTFHDTSGKLTGYDVEVVTEVAKRMGVEPVFQETQWDAIFAGLDSKRFDVIANQVGIRPDRQEKYDFSKAYTVSTAVLVTHKDNTTVKGFEDIKGLKAGQTLTSNLTDIAKKNGAEIVGVEGFNQAIDLLVSKRVDITINDGLSLLDFLKQKPDTPIKIVAKDPNVAENGFMFRKGNTELVEAFNSALDEMKKDGTLKKISEKWFGADVSQ comes from the coding sequence ATGAAAAAACGATTATTTACTGCTATTGTCTCGACTCTGGTTTTTGCTTTAGCTGGTTGCGGGACTGCAACGACAAGCCAATCTCATGATAATCACCAAGCCTCTACCCCTGCTCCTGCAGAAGCACCTAAGGAAAAGAATCTGTTGGATAAAGTAAAAGCAGATGGCAAACTCCTGATCGGAACAGAAGGTACCTATGCACCCTTCACCTTCCATGATACATCTGGTAAGCTGACCGGCTATGATGTGGAGGTCGTGACGGAAGTAGCAAAACGCATGGGAGTAGAGCCTGTTTTCCAAGAAACGCAATGGGACGCTATTTTCGCAGGTTTGGACTCCAAACGCTTCGACGTGATTGCAAACCAAGTAGGTATTCGTCCTGATCGCCAGGAAAAATATGATTTTTCCAAAGCGTACACAGTATCTACTGCAGTACTCGTGACACACAAGGACAACACAACCGTGAAAGGCTTTGAAGATATCAAAGGTTTGAAAGCAGGTCAAACGCTCACAAGCAACCTGACCGATATCGCGAAAAAGAACGGTGCAGAGATCGTGGGGGTAGAAGGCTTTAACCAAGCAATCGACCTGCTCGTGTCCAAGCGCGTGGACATCACGATCAACGACGGCCTCTCTCTCCTGGACTTCTTGAAGCAAAAGCCAGATACGCCGATCAAGATCGTGGCTAAAGATCCGAATGTCGCGGAAAACGGCTTTATGTTCCGCAAAGGCAACACGGAGCTTGTAGAAGCCTTCAACAGCGCGCTGGATGAAATGAAAAAAGACGGTACACTCAAAAAAATCTCCGAGAAATGGTTTGGTGCAGATGTCTCTCAGTAA
- a CDS encoding amino acid ABC transporter permease, whose translation MSLSNFFDNPERLDRWISIAQSSFLPLVKGALLYSLTLAIASFFFGLIIAIFTALARISGIKPLVAIARIYVSIIRGTPLLVQLFIIFFGLPSIGVMIDPIPSAIIGFSLSVGAYSSEVVRAAILSIPKGQWEAAYSIGMTYRQALQRVILPQAARVSVPPLSNSFISLVKDTSLAAAILVPEMFRKAQEIVASTYEPLLVYSEAALIYWMICFVLSIIQDRLENRLDRYV comes from the coding sequence ATGTCTCTCAGTAACTTTTTTGACAATCCAGAACGCCTGGACCGTTGGATCTCAATCGCGCAAAGCTCCTTTCTCCCTCTGGTGAAAGGAGCCTTGCTCTATTCTCTGACACTCGCGATTGCATCCTTTTTCTTCGGTCTGATCATCGCCATCTTTACTGCTTTGGCACGGATCTCCGGAATCAAGCCATTGGTCGCTATCGCGCGCATCTATGTCTCGATTATTCGCGGGACGCCATTGCTCGTACAGTTATTTATTATCTTTTTCGGTCTCCCCAGTATTGGCGTGATGATCGATCCGATCCCTTCTGCCATTATAGGCTTCTCTCTCAGCGTAGGGGCTTACTCCTCTGAAGTCGTCAGAGCTGCTATCTTGTCCATCCCCAAAGGGCAATGGGAAGCTGCGTACTCGATCGGGATGACATATCGCCAAGCCTTGCAGCGGGTTATTCTCCCACAGGCCGCACGTGTATCGGTGCCACCTTTGTCCAACTCTTTTATCAGTCTGGTCAAAGACACTTCGCTTGCTGCTGCAATCCTCGTGCCTGAGATGTTTCGAAAAGCACAGGAGATCGTGGCTTCTACCTATGAACCTCTCTTGGTATATTCAGAAGCCGCACTCATCTACTGGATGATCTGCTTTGTTCTCTCTATCATTCAGGATCGACTGGAGAACAGGCTGGACCGATACGTATGA
- a CDS encoding amino acid ABC transporter ATP-binding protein — MISITDLHKQFHHLQVLKGITLNVPKGKVVVIIGPSGSGKTTLLRCLNALEVPTKGVVQIGEVTVDFSKKVERSQLPLLRKQTGMVFQNYNLFPHMTALENVMEGPVTVKRETKDKAREKASSLLKKVGLGDKLDHFPAQLSGGQQQRVGIARALGMDPQVMLFDEPTSALDPELVGEVLKVMKELAQEGMTMVVVTHEMGFARDVADEVIFMDQGVIVEQGKPEQLFTQPREDRTRQFLQHLK; from the coding sequence ATGATTTCCATCACTGATTTGCACAAACAGTTCCACCACCTGCAAGTGTTGAAAGGGATTACGCTGAACGTTCCCAAAGGAAAGGTAGTCGTGATCATCGGTCCTTCTGGCTCCGGGAAAACCACACTGCTCCGATGCCTGAACGCCTTGGAGGTTCCGACGAAGGGCGTCGTTCAAATCGGAGAGGTCACGGTAGATTTCTCGAAGAAAGTAGAGCGTTCTCAGCTTCCTTTGCTACGCAAGCAAACCGGCATGGTGTTTCAAAACTACAATCTATTCCCGCACATGACCGCCTTGGAGAATGTCATGGAAGGTCCCGTCACGGTGAAAAGGGAAACCAAGGATAAAGCCAGAGAAAAAGCATCTTCTCTTCTCAAAAAGGTAGGATTGGGAGATAAGCTAGACCACTTTCCCGCCCAGCTCTCCGGCGGTCAACAGCAACGGGTGGGAATCGCCCGTGCTCTCGGTATGGATCCGCAAGTTATGCTATTTGATGAGCCTACCTCTGCCTTGGATCCCGAACTGGTTGGCGAGGTTCTAAAGGTAATGAAGGAGCTCGCTCAAGAAGGAATGACCATGGTCGTCGTTACCCATGAGATGGGTTTTGCTCGCGATGTTGCCGACGAAGTCATTTTCATGGACCAGGGCGTCATTGTGGAGCAGGGGAAGCCAGAGCAGCTGTTCACCCAGCCTCGCGAAGATCGTACCCGTCAATTCTTGCAGCATTTGAAGTAA
- a CDS encoding nitroreductase family protein, with product MSISKVIRERRSIKKDYKPDAVPESLVLELLNDAVYAPNHGLREPWRFLFIPTENKETFIERMLPVYAIEQQQTRRELFSAPAAYLIVIMKEDPRQKQWEEDFSATCAMIQNFQLLAWEKGLGVVWKTNPHNWDPKAHQVLGVAPGEKIVGFLHLGFFEEDSVPKPGPRTPAEKKFTRFE from the coding sequence ATGTCCATATCTAAAGTCATTCGCGAGCGTCGATCGATAAAAAAAGACTATAAACCAGATGCGGTCCCAGAATCATTGGTGCTCGAGCTGCTAAATGACGCCGTCTATGCGCCGAACCATGGTTTGCGTGAACCTTGGCGCTTTCTGTTTATCCCAACGGAAAACAAAGAGACATTTATCGAACGCATGCTTCCCGTGTACGCGATCGAGCAGCAACAAACCCGTCGGGAGCTGTTCAGTGCTCCTGCAGCCTATTTGATCGTGATCATGAAAGAGGACCCACGTCAAAAGCAATGGGAGGAAGATTTCAGCGCTACCTGTGCGATGATCCAAAACTTTCAACTGCTTGCTTGGGAGAAGGGTCTTGGCGTCGTATGGAAAACGAATCCGCATAACTGGGATCCAAAAGCTCATCAGGTGCTGGGTGTTGCGCCAGGAGAGAAAATCGTCGGATTCTTGCACCTCGGATTCTTTGAAGAGGATTCTGTACCGAAGCCGGGTCCTCGTACACCGGCTGAGAAAAAATTCACTCGATTTGAATAG